A single region of the Polymorphum gilvum SL003B-26A1 genome encodes:
- the dgcA gene encoding N-acetyl-D-Glu racemase DgcA, which yields MLEAVHERWEIAGGFAISRGSRTHADVVVATIRDGAHLGRGECVPYARYGESIDGVLAQIASTAPLIEAGLTRTDLQALLPAGAARNALDCALWDLEAKRAASTAAALAGLASLKPLTTAFTISVGTPEKMAADAGKAASRPLLKVKLGGAGDVERIAAVRAAAPQARLIVDANEAWDPSCFADNMAACVTAGVELIEQPLPSGDDGLLATVARPITICADESLHTRDDLSALRIRYDAVNIKLDKAGGLTEALLLAKEARAHGFAVMVGCMLGTSLAMAPAVLVAQDADYVDLDGPLLLSRDREPGLRFEASRLYPPEPALWG from the coding sequence ATGCTTGAGGCCGTCCACGAACGCTGGGAGATCGCGGGCGGCTTCGCCATCTCGCGCGGCAGCCGCACCCATGCGGACGTCGTCGTGGCGACGATCCGCGACGGCGCGCACCTCGGGCGCGGCGAATGCGTGCCCTACGCCCGCTACGGCGAGAGCATCGACGGCGTGCTCGCCCAGATCGCCTCGACGGCCCCCCTCATCGAGGCCGGCCTGACGCGGACCGACCTGCAGGCCTTACTGCCCGCCGGAGCGGCGCGCAACGCGCTCGACTGCGCGTTGTGGGACCTGGAGGCGAAGCGTGCGGCCAGCACGGCAGCCGCCCTCGCCGGCCTCGCGTCGCTGAAACCGCTGACCACAGCCTTCACCATCAGCGTCGGCACGCCGGAGAAGATGGCCGCGGACGCCGGCAAGGCCGCGTCCAGGCCGCTGCTCAAGGTCAAGCTCGGCGGTGCCGGTGATGTCGAGCGCATCGCCGCCGTTCGTGCGGCCGCGCCGCAAGCGCGCCTGATCGTCGACGCCAACGAGGCCTGGGATCCGTCCTGCTTCGCCGACAACATGGCCGCCTGCGTCACCGCCGGCGTGGAACTGATCGAACAACCCTTGCCGAGCGGCGACGACGGCCTGCTGGCGACGGTCGCCCGCCCGATCACGATCTGCGCTGACGAAAGCCTGCACACACGCGACGATCTCTCCGCCCTGCGCATCCGCTACGACGCGGTCAACATCAAGCTGGACAAGGCCGGCGGCCTGACCGAGGCGCTGCTGCTGGCGAAAGAGGCGCGCGCGCACGGCTTCGCGGTCATGGTCGGCTGCATGCTGGGCACCTCCCTCGCCATGGCGCCTGCAGTGTTGGTGGCGCAGGACGCCGACTACGTCGACCTCGACGGGCCGCTCCTGCTCAGCCGCGACCGCGAACCCGGCCTGAGGTTCGAGGCGAGCCGCCTCTATCCGCCGGAGCCCGCGCTCTGGGGCTGA
- the dgcN gene encoding N-acetyltransferase DgcN has translation MDIAHPYLMFLGDVPDSLAAKTALGVVDWRREWCLGQLRLPGCQADAGLPEMGIAEAAAKGVRTMIVGAVNAGGRLPDHWVASIVAALDAGLDVASGLHVRLGSIPAIREASERNGRKLFDVRHTSETFATGKGSKRSGRRILTVGTDCSVGKKYTALALEREMRAQGYDCDFRATGQTGVFISGRGVAIDAVVADFISGAVEWLSPAAADSHWDVIEGQGSLFHPSFAGVSLGLLHGAQPDAFVVCHEPTRTAMRGVATPLPTIREVVDLTIRCGSLTNPAIRCIGIAVNTAALGETEARTYLLSLESEYGLPATDPVRFGVAGIVARVASEFGTP, from the coding sequence ATGGATATTGCCCACCCATATCTGATGTTTCTCGGCGACGTACCGGACTCCCTGGCAGCGAAGACCGCCCTCGGTGTGGTCGACTGGCGCAGGGAATGGTGTCTCGGCCAACTCAGGCTGCCCGGCTGCCAGGCTGATGCGGGACTGCCGGAGATGGGCATCGCGGAAGCCGCGGCCAAAGGGGTGCGGACGATGATCGTCGGCGCGGTCAATGCCGGCGGGCGGCTGCCGGACCACTGGGTCGCCTCGATCGTCGCCGCGCTGGATGCCGGCCTCGACGTCGCCAGCGGCCTGCATGTCCGGCTCGGCTCGATCCCGGCCATCCGCGAGGCGTCCGAGCGCAACGGCCGCAAGCTGTTCGACGTGCGCCACACCAGTGAGACCTTCGCCACCGGCAAGGGCAGCAAGCGCAGCGGCAGGCGCATCCTGACCGTCGGCACCGACTGCTCGGTCGGCAAGAAATACACCGCCCTGGCCCTTGAGCGGGAAATGCGCGCGCAGGGCTACGACTGCGACTTCCGCGCCACCGGCCAGACCGGCGTGTTCATTTCCGGGCGCGGCGTCGCCATCGACGCGGTCGTTGCGGATTTCATCTCCGGCGCGGTCGAATGGCTGTCGCCGGCCGCCGCCGACAGCCACTGGGACGTCATCGAGGGCCAGGGCTCTCTGTTCCACCCCTCCTTCGCCGGCGTCAGCCTCGGGCTGCTGCACGGCGCCCAGCCGGACGCCTTCGTCGTCTGCCACGAGCCCACCCGCACGGCGATGCGCGGCGTCGCCACGCCCCTGCCGACGATCCGCGAGGTCGTCGACCTTACGATCCGCTGCGGCAGTCTGACCAATCCAGCAATCCGCTGCATCGGCATCGCGGTCAACACGGCCGCGCTCGGCGAGACGGAGGCGCGCACCTACCTGCTGAGCCTGGAGAGCGAATACGGCCTGCCGGCGACCGATCCGGTTCGCTTCGGCGTCGCCGGCATCGTCGCACGCGTCGCCTCGGAGTTCGGCACGCCATGA
- a CDS encoding ABC transporter permease has protein sequence MAFLDEPTKPACRIGRDGDRLAVALSGDWTIHTAMDAEAALGVIDTSDVGTVRIDLSGISVLDTSGAWLLHRMRGRIEFAGVRVILTGVAPKYELLLSEVDAHHPPPWSPERYRYSIVSVLETTGRHVVDAGKDLVAMMHILGSLSVVVAGVLFRPGRLRGISIAVQFDKSCIGAVPIIALMSFLIGAIIAQQGGFYLRQFGADLFVVDLAGVLVLREIGVLLTAIMVAGRSGSAFTAELGSMKMQEEIDALHVIGLSVTEVLILPRLLALMVAMPVLTFVSDIAALFGSGLVTWSYLGIPPAAYMARLEEAISFQTFLVGMVKAPFMALIIGLIACVEGLKVGGSADSLGRHTTMSVVKAIFLVIVVDGLFAIFFAAIDV, from the coding sequence ATGGCCTTTCTGGATGAACCCACGAAGCCGGCCTGCAGGATCGGCCGCGACGGCGACCGTCTCGCCGTCGCCCTGTCCGGCGACTGGACCATCCACACCGCGATGGACGCCGAAGCCGCGCTCGGCGTGATCGACACCTCCGACGTGGGAACGGTTCGGATCGACCTTTCGGGGATCTCCGTTCTGGACACCTCGGGCGCCTGGCTGCTCCACCGCATGCGCGGCCGGATCGAATTCGCGGGCGTGCGGGTGATCCTGACGGGTGTGGCGCCCAAGTACGAATTGCTGCTGTCCGAGGTCGACGCCCACCACCCGCCGCCGTGGTCGCCGGAACGGTATCGCTATTCCATCGTCAGCGTCCTGGAGACGACCGGCCGCCATGTCGTCGACGCCGGCAAGGACCTCGTGGCGATGATGCACATCCTGGGCTCGCTCAGCGTCGTGGTCGCCGGCGTCCTGTTCCGACCCGGGCGGCTGCGCGGCATATCGATCGCGGTCCAGTTCGACAAGTCGTGCATCGGCGCCGTGCCGATCATCGCGCTGATGAGTTTCCTGATCGGCGCGATCATCGCCCAGCAGGGCGGCTTCTACCTGCGCCAGTTCGGCGCCGACCTGTTTGTCGTCGACCTCGCCGGCGTGCTGGTCCTGCGCGAGATCGGCGTGCTCTTGACCGCGATCATGGTCGCTGGCCGGTCGGGATCGGCCTTCACCGCCGAACTCGGATCGATGAAGATGCAGGAGGAGATCGACGCCCTCCATGTCATCGGCCTGAGCGTGACCGAGGTCCTGATCCTGCCGCGCCTGTTGGCGCTGATGGTTGCCATGCCGGTGCTGACCTTCGTCTCCGACATCGCCGCCCTGTTCGGTTCCGGCCTCGTCACCTGGTCCTACCTCGGCATCCCGCCGGCCGCCTACATGGCCCGGCTGGAGGAGGCCATCTCGTTCCAGACCTTCCTTGTCGGCATGGTCAAGGCGCCGTTCATGGCGCTGATCATCGGCCTGATCGCCTGCGTCGAGGGTCTCAAGGTCGGCGGTTCGGCCGATTCCCTCGGCCGCCATACGACCATGTCGGTGGTCAAGGCGATCTTCCTGGTCATCGTCGTCGACGGCCTGTTCGCGATTTTCTTCGCGGCGATCGACGTCTAG
- a CDS encoding ABC transporter ATP-binding protein, producing MGATHTIASQAPALAGQRTDQPPALAGQSREVILAARDVTVGFGSKLVLEHLDLDVYRGEVLGFVGGSGTGKSVLMRAILGLTPRRSGRIEVFGQDLDTAAPEQRNQIERRWGVLFQQGALFSSLTVKQNIQVPMREYTTLSQQLMDELAWLKLELVGLPRDAADKYPSELSGGMVKRASLARALALDPDLVFLDEPTSGLDPIGAAAFDGLIAKLRQTLGLTVYMVTHDLDSLHSICDRIAVLAEKRVLLAGTIDDMMASDHPWVKAYFRGERALRRV from the coding sequence ATGGGCGCGACGCACACCATTGCCAGCCAGGCACCGGCACTCGCCGGCCAAAGGACCGACCAGCCGCCGGCACTTGCCGGCCAGAGCCGAGAGGTGATCCTTGCCGCACGCGACGTCACGGTCGGCTTCGGCTCCAAGCTGGTGCTCGAACATCTCGATCTCGACGTCTACCGCGGCGAGGTGCTCGGCTTCGTCGGCGGCTCGGGGACGGGCAAGTCGGTGCTCATGCGCGCCATCCTCGGCCTGACGCCGCGCCGGTCCGGGCGGATCGAGGTGTTCGGGCAGGATCTCGACACCGCTGCGCCGGAACAGCGCAACCAGATCGAGCGCCGCTGGGGCGTGCTGTTTCAGCAGGGCGCGCTGTTTTCGTCGCTGACGGTGAAGCAGAATATCCAGGTGCCGATGCGCGAGTACACCACGCTGTCGCAGCAATTGATGGACGAACTCGCCTGGCTGAAGCTGGAACTGGTCGGTCTGCCGCGCGATGCAGCCGACAAATACCCGTCGGAACTGTCGGGGGGCATGGTCAAGCGCGCCAGTCTGGCCCGCGCTCTTGCGCTCGATCCGGATCTGGTGTTTCTGGACGAGCCGACGTCGGGACTTGACCCGATCGGTGCGGCCGCGTTCGATGGGCTGATCGCGAAATTGCGCCAGACGCTCGGGCTGACCGTCTACATGGTCACGCACGACCTGGACAGCCTGCATTCGATCTGCGACCGGATCGCCGTTCTGGCCGAGAAGCGGGTCTTGTTGGCGGGAACGATCGACGACATGATGGCCAGCGACCATCCGTGGGTGAAGGCGTATTTTCGGGGTGAGCGCGCCCTGCGCCGGGTTTGA
- a CDS encoding MlaD family protein, which produces METRANYVLIGGFVLGILFAAFVFIYWLAATVDSRQSVNVKVIFPGPVTGLPIGGQVLFNGIKIGDVGSLDFDQTDPQVVIATIRVNPNAPLRRDIRATLGFQGLTGVAYVDLKGGSTETPLLIQPDMESEPVIYADRSFFDDILENGRDVLKKADTTLDTLNSVLQESRPAISEIVRNVETFSKALAENADGVEGFMASVGKATEAFSSLSGRMEGLVEQGERILAAVPSDKVEEMVGNVTDFTASLKEIAPDIRQMVAEAESATANLQQFTERLNAGMDGVEAVIKAVRPEDVEKAVAGAGALGAVLEKRSAELDTLIASTGETMDNIRSVSSSIRAREEDISAFIAGARDVVGKIGTGVERTTEVVQAIDPQKVSNIVASVEEVTGKLSGQGEAIEATIASARNAAGTIEKMSADLSARTADVDQIITDAKQIATNLNAASARVDEIVSKVGTMVDGDGEGFIVEATRAAEAIRKVAEAFESRADGIASGLSKFANQGTADLTAALGQVNRTFVSIQRAVENFDRNPNRVIFGGEDVPRFGGGQRR; this is translated from the coding sequence ATGGAAACCCGCGCAAATTATGTCCTGATCGGCGGGTTCGTCCTCGGCATCCTCTTCGCTGCCTTCGTGTTCATCTATTGGCTGGCGGCGACGGTGGATTCGCGCCAGAGCGTCAACGTCAAGGTGATCTTTCCTGGTCCGGTCACGGGCCTGCCGATCGGCGGTCAGGTACTGTTCAACGGTATCAAGATCGGCGATGTCGGCAGTCTCGACTTCGACCAGACGGATCCCCAGGTGGTCATTGCCACCATCCGCGTGAACCCGAACGCGCCCCTGCGTCGGGACATCCGGGCGACACTTGGCTTTCAGGGTCTGACCGGCGTCGCCTATGTCGACCTCAAGGGCGGCTCGACCGAGACACCGTTGCTTATCCAGCCCGACATGGAAAGCGAACCGGTGATCTATGCCGACCGGTCGTTCTTCGACGACATCCTCGAGAACGGCCGGGACGTGCTCAAGAAGGCCGACACCACGCTCGACACCCTGAATTCCGTGCTGCAGGAGAGCCGCCCGGCGATCTCGGAGATCGTCAGGAACGTGGAGACCTTCTCCAAAGCCCTGGCCGAGAACGCGGACGGCGTCGAGGGATTCATGGCCAGCGTCGGCAAGGCGACGGAGGCCTTCAGCAGTCTGTCGGGACGGATGGAGGGGCTCGTCGAGCAGGGGGAGCGGATTCTCGCCGCCGTACCGTCTGACAAGGTCGAGGAGATGGTCGGCAACGTCACCGACTTCACCGCCTCGCTCAAGGAGATCGCCCCGGATATTCGGCAGATGGTGGCAGAGGCGGAGAGCGCGACCGCCAACCTGCAGCAGTTCACCGAACGGCTGAACGCCGGGATGGATGGCGTCGAGGCCGTGATCAAGGCCGTCAGGCCGGAGGACGTCGAAAAGGCGGTGGCCGGCGCCGGTGCGCTGGGCGCGGTTCTGGAGAAGCGTTCTGCCGAACTCGACACGCTGATTGCCAGCACCGGTGAGACCATGGACAATATCCGCTCCGTATCGTCGTCGATACGGGCCCGGGAGGAGGACATTTCAGCCTTCATCGCCGGCGCGCGCGATGTGGTCGGCAAGATCGGCACAGGCGTCGAACGCACGACCGAGGTGGTTCAGGCGATCGATCCTCAGAAGGTATCCAACATCGTGGCGTCGGTCGAAGAGGTCACCGGAAAGCTGTCCGGTCAGGGTGAGGCGATCGAGGCGACCATCGCATCGGCCCGCAATGCCGCCGGCACCATCGAGAAGATGTCCGCCGACCTGTCGGCGCGCACCGCCGACGTCGACCAGATCATAACCGACGCGAAGCAGATCGCGACCAATCTCAATGCCGCCTCGGCACGGGTCGACGAGATCGTCAGCAAGGTCGGCACCATGGTCGATGGCGACGGAGAGGGCTTCATCGTCGAGGCGACGCGGGCGGCCGAGGCGATCCGCAAGGTGGCCGAGGCCTTCGAAAGCCGTGCCGACGGCATAGCCAGCGGGCTGTCGAAATTCGCCAACCAGGGAACGGCCGACCTGACGGCCGCGCTCGGCCAGGTCAACCGGACCTTCGTCAGCATCCAGCGGGCGGTCGAGAATTTCGACCGCAATCCGAACCGGGTGATCTTCGGCGGCGAGGACGTGCCGCGGTTTGGCGGCGGGCAGAGGCGCTGA
- a CDS encoding ABC-type transport auxiliary lipoprotein family protein, which produces MDEVGKGLGRRSLLALAGVGLLLGGCASTAPSALYGLTAPDDIADGRSRPVQVLVPAPRALKALDTGNIAVVDKGPAYSYFPQAAWADTLPNVVQAKLVQTLENTGRLRGVGLPGEGLLIDFQLQTDLRSFELNIDGPDRAVVEIAAKLINDRNGRTVASRVFTAVVPAGGTTVDRAVAAMNRAADQVFREIAVWVLDKV; this is translated from the coding sequence ATGGACGAGGTCGGGAAAGGACTTGGGCGGCGGAGCCTGCTCGCCCTGGCGGGCGTGGGGCTGCTTCTCGGCGGCTGCGCCAGCACGGCCCCGTCGGCTCTCTACGGGCTGACCGCACCCGACGACATCGCCGACGGCCGCAGCCGCCCCGTCCAGGTGCTGGTGCCCGCGCCGCGTGCGCTCAAGGCGCTCGACACCGGCAACATCGCCGTTGTCGACAAGGGCCCCGCCTACAGCTACTTCCCGCAGGCAGCCTGGGCCGATACGTTGCCCAACGTGGTGCAGGCGAAGCTGGTCCAGACCCTGGAGAACACGGGCCGGCTGCGCGGCGTCGGTTTGCCGGGCGAGGGCCTGCTGATCGACTTCCAGCTGCAGACGGATCTGCGCTCCTTCGAGCTCAATATCGACGGGCCGGACCGCGCCGTCGTCGAGATTGCCGCCAAGCTGATCAATGACCGCAACGGGCGCACCGTCGCCTCGCGTGTGTTCACCGCCGTGGTCCCGGCCGGCGGCACGACGGTCGACAGGGCCGTCGCGGCCATGAACCGGGCCGCCGACCAGGTGTTCCGCGAGATCGCGGTCTGGGTACTCGACAAGGTGTGA